Genomic window (Drosophila willistoni isolate 14030-0811.24 chromosome 2L unlocalized genomic scaffold, UCI_dwil_1.1 Seg196, whole genome shotgun sequence):
tatctTTAGAGGGGATTAAAAGGCAAAAACAATAAGTAAAGTtcttgaaaaatatatatgtgagTCTAGATACTTTTTAGTGTTTTCGAAAATTCCTTTCGTTTTTGTCAAATACTTTTAAATCTGGCCTGTCCTTTGTCAAATTGAACAGGTCTGCAGCCGAAATTTTCGATTTCAATCATCTTGACCTCTCTGGACAGATCTCTCTTAGTAAGAGATTGGCTTCTTCCAGTGATGGTTTCATTACAGAGGTTCAAAGTCGGCGAAATAGAGAATAGAGAATTTAATTTAAGGAAGCTCAAAGTATACATAAGTCGCTAGCTATAGTAGAAATCTGTTAAAATGGTGTGCAAAGTCGGAAAAATCTGGCCAGATGACAAATGAAGGGGATATGTTTGACTTTATTGTAATTTAATATGTATCTCTttgaaatatatgttttttatctTTCAGAAAGACATTGCTGAAAGCTAGTAAAATAGATAGCTATATTCCGTTAATtctcaaaaattgaattatttcCCAAATTTTCCACATTTTTCCCTCAATTTCTTGTCGCTCTTTTGGTAAAAACTAACTTCTGATTCTTACACCAAGAAAAGTaagttaaaaaatttcatcaaaatccAACCATGTTTAGATATAAATCGCCATATTTGGGGATACGCCATGGTGCCTCTGATCAATCTGTGTTACGACCTCTTTAGGTACTTCTATAATCTTCAATATAATACCTTGAAAAAACAGATACGACCACAGGTTTCTTTTTAAGAACATTATTTGTTAAAGAAGATAATTGGTTtctttttaagaattttatttgttaaagATACCGTACGAGATTTGTGTTATGTCCATGATCATTCAAAGCATTCAGACATATTCTGGGCCTTGTGTAAATATTCGTAGCCAATTTCCGTTAATTTGATTTCAGTTATCAAAGATCTTTCCTAGATAAACCAAAGAAATACCAAAAATACCACTTTCATTCGGTATTTTTCCGAGTCCTCTCTGCGCATGTGTGGGTTCTCTTTGCATCTCTTCCTCATCTGACATTCGCCAAATGTcaaatttaagcaaaattgGCAAAACTTGTAAACAATAGATGGTAAAGAAAAAACGCTGAttggaaatttaatttaattttggttCGGATTTGATTGTCCTGTCCAGGGGCAATCAATATGTGCAGATTGCTGTGGACACTAACCTACTTCCTGCTGACCAGTTCATCGATTGTGTTCACCGCGTGCGTCAATAATGGTAACCCAGTGagacttttttttctctccatgagaaaatcaataaatcattttaaaaattcttacAGTCACTGGCACAAGTTCACCTGGTTCAGGATCGGCTagtagtagcagcagcagcacatcCCTGACCAGTGGTGGACATATTCATCGGACAGCAGCTGCCATTGAGAGGGTGAATAAATTGTGGTGCTATGCCTGTGATACCATGGACGATGGTCAGGCCTGTGTGGATGTAGTTTCCCGCAATGATACATCTCTGATGAAGAAATGCCTGGGCGAGGAATTCATCTGCATGGTGAAGCGTTTCTCGTACACCACCAGCACCGAGAACTCGACTAGTTCGCCCAAGATGTGGTCCCTGGATCGTCGCTGTACGGCCAACTGTGAGCCCGGATGCATTATAATTGGTGAACGCACCAAATTATATGCTTGCACCTCGTGCTGTGAGGAATCCCTCTGCAATACGGGTCGCGGGGCTGCCTCAGGGATCTTTCATCGCGAGGACACGGGCATTGGTACGCGCATCTTTTGGCTGGCTGCTCCATTTCTGGTCAATATATCGCTAATGTTGTACAAGAAACATGCCTGTCATGTGCTCATCATTAAACTGGAGTAAGCACAATGAAAGTATAGTCAAATAACTAGCCAAAATGTAAAGAATTCCTTTACTTAATTAcctttatttaattataaatgcaaTTTTTCTCCCAAGTTGCCCAAAGACTAAGCAATTTAACTAGCTCAAATTGTAAGCGATATTCGCATATTTCTAATTTTAGTTCACTTTGAAATAACTTGGAATTGTATTATCCTTAAGGGGATAAGAGTTCAGTAAGTGAGTGTAAAACTAAGCATGCTCTTTTGCAATTGTCC
Coding sequences:
- the LOC6640405 gene encoding uncharacterized protein LOC6640405, with protein sequence MCRLLWTLTYFLLTSSSIVFTACVNNVTGTSSPGSGSASSSSSSTSLTSGGHIHRTAAAIERVNKLWCYACDTMDDGQACVDVVSRNDTSLMKKCLGEEFICMVKRFSYTTSTENSTSSPKMWSLDRRCTANCEPGCIIIGERTKLYACTSCCEESLCNTGRGAASGIFHREDTGIGTRIFWLAAPFLVNISLMLYKKHACHVLIIKLE